Proteins co-encoded in one Arachis hypogaea cultivar Tifrunner chromosome 13, arahy.Tifrunner.gnm2.J5K5, whole genome shotgun sequence genomic window:
- the LOC112733132 gene encoding U-box domain-containing protein 28, producing the protein MVRDDLYITVPSFFRCPISLDVMKSPVSLCTGVTYDRSSIQRWLDNGNNTCPATMQVLHTKEFVPNRTLQRLIQIWSESLRNSPDSPDPADSLLSKDQVLAAFAHLQSRPLDRLESLAKILSFARDSEENRKYLARIEAFLPALVGFLLNVDDDFQFLEQVVMALNLILDKIEDREALKTLMLKNQSSSCLDSLLLVLQRGSTDSKISSARVLQSLAMDTESKLLIGEKKGLISQVLRLTAPDKDPAVIENALSCLVAISTAKRNKFMLVHLGAVKAFSKLLTESSVSASVAEKVLKLLETVSSTKEGRTEICEDSTCVAAILSKVLKVSSAATEHAVTTLWSVCYLFRDQKAQEAVTKANGLTKILLLMQSNCSPPVRQMSADLLKIFRVNSKSCLSCYDTKTTHIMPF; encoded by the coding sequence ATGGTGAGAGACGATCTATACATAACGGTTCCGAGCTTCTTCCGGTGCCCTATATCACTGGACGTCATGAAGTCCCCCGTCAGCCTCTGCACCGGCGTTACCTACGACCGCTCCAGCATCCAGCGCTGGCTCGACAACGGCAACAACACCTGCCCCGCCACCATGCAGGTCCTACATACCAAGGAATTCGTTCCCAACCGCACCCTGCAGAGGCTCATCCAGATCTGGTCCGAATCCCTCCGCAACTCTCCTGACTCACCCGACCCTGCCGACTCTCTCCTTTCCAAAGACCAGGTCCTAGCCGCCTTCGCCCACTTGCAGTCCCGCCCCCTCGACCGCCTCGAATCGCTCGCCAAAATCCTCAGTTTCGCGCGAGATTCTGAGGAAAACCGCAAGTATCTTGCGAGAATAGAAGCGTTCCTGCCTGCGCTGGTCGGTTTCCTCCTCAATGTTGACGACGATTTTCAGTTCCTTGAGCAGGTTGTTATGGCGTTGAATCTGATTCTGGATAAAATCGAAGACCGCGAGGCCTTGAAAACCTTGATGCTCAAGAACCAGAGCAGCAGCTGCTTGGATTCTCTGCTCCTCGTTCTGCAACGAGGAAGCACCGATTCGAAGATCTCGTCGGCTAGGGTTTTGCAATCACTCGCCATGGATACGGAATCAAAGCTCTTGATAGGGGAAAAGAAAGGCCTAATTTCCCAAGTGCTCAGGCTAACCGCGCCGGACAAAGATCCAGCGGTGATCGAGAACGCCTTGTCGTGCCTGGTGGCAATCTCCACGGCAAAACGGAATAAGTTTATGCTGGTGCATCTTGGAGCAGTGAAAGCGTTCTCGAAGCTTCTAACGGAATCGAGCGTGAGCGCCTCGGTTGCGGAGAAGGTGCTGAAGCTTCTGGAAACGGTGTCGTCAACGAAGGAAGGGAGAACGGAGATATGCGAGGACAGCACGTGCGTGGCGGCGATACTGAGCAAGGTTCTGAAGGTTTCGAGCGCGGCGACGGAACACGCCGTGACGACTCTGTGGAGCGTGTGCTATCTGTTTCGTGACCAGAAGGCGCAAGAAGCGGTTACGAAGGCTAACGGCTTAACGAAGATTCTGTTACTGATGCAGAGCAATTGTTCGCCTCCTGTGCGCCAAATGTCCGCAGATTTGCTTAAGATTTTTAGAGTAAATTCCAAATCGTGTCTTTCTTGTTATGACACCAAAACTACCCATATCATGCCCTTTTGA